A window of the Mesorhizobium opportunistum WSM2075 genome harbors these coding sequences:
- a CDS encoding SDR family oxidoreductase gives MADLTGKIVVVTAAAQGIGKASALAFAKAGATVYATDINETLLAELAKMTGIKARRLDVLNDEAVNTAFAEIGRVDVLFNCAGFVHSGSILEMKDSDLDFAFNLNVRAMIRTIRAVLPGMLERGDGSIINMASLASSTKGVPNRFAYGVTKAAVIGLTKAVAADYVGKGIRCNAICPGTVESPSLQDRMHAQGDYEAARAAFIARQPMGRLGTPEEIADLAVYLAGATYTSGQAYNIDGGWSI, from the coding sequence ATGGCGGATCTGACAGGCAAGATCGTTGTCGTCACGGCAGCGGCGCAAGGCATCGGCAAGGCGAGCGCACTGGCCTTCGCCAAGGCTGGAGCCACGGTCTACGCCACCGATATCAACGAGACGCTCCTCGCCGAACTCGCCAAGATGACGGGGATCAAGGCCCGCAGGCTGGACGTGCTCAACGACGAGGCGGTCAACACCGCCTTTGCCGAGATCGGCCGCGTCGACGTGCTGTTCAACTGCGCCGGTTTCGTCCATTCCGGCTCGATCCTCGAGATGAAGGATAGCGATCTCGATTTCGCCTTCAATCTCAACGTGCGCGCCATGATCCGCACCATCCGCGCCGTGCTGCCCGGCATGCTGGAGCGCGGCGACGGGTCGATCATCAACATGGCCTCGCTGGCCAGCTCCACCAAGGGCGTGCCGAACCGTTTCGCCTATGGCGTCACCAAGGCTGCCGTGATCGGCCTGACCAAGGCGGTCGCCGCCGACTATGTCGGCAAGGGCATACGCTGCAACGCCATCTGCCCCGGCACGGTCGAGAGCCCGTCGCTGCAGGACCGCATGCATGCGCAAGGCGACTATGAAGCGGCACGGGCCGCCTTCATCGCCCGCCAGCCGATGGGCCGGCTCGGCACGCCGGAGGAAATCGCCGATCTCGCCGTCTACCTGGCCGGCGCCACCTACACGTCCGGGCAGGCCTATAATATCGATGGCGGCTGGTCGATCTGA
- a CDS encoding fumarylacetoacetate hydrolase family protein → MKLLRYGEVGNERPGLLDADGTIRDLSAHVADIAGTTLHPASLDMLAKLDAKSLPAVSGKPRLGACVAGTGKFICIGLNYSDHAAETGATVPPEPIIFMKASSAIVGPDDDVLIPRGSEKTDWEVELGVVIGKTAKYVSEADALDYVAGYCVSHDVSERAFQAERQGQWTKGKSCDTFGPTGPWLVTKDEVADPQNLKMWLTVNGKTMQNGSTRTMVYGVAYLVAYLSQFMSLHPGDIISTGTPPGVGLGMKPPVFLKAGDVVELGIEGLGQQKQTFKADE, encoded by the coding sequence ATGAAACTGCTGCGCTATGGCGAGGTTGGGAACGAACGTCCCGGCCTGCTCGATGCGGATGGAACGATCCGCGATCTCTCCGCCCATGTCGCCGACATTGCCGGCACCACGCTGCATCCGGCCTCGCTGGACATGCTGGCTAAGCTCGACGCGAAATCGCTACCGGCGGTTTCCGGCAAACCTCGGCTCGGCGCCTGCGTCGCCGGCACCGGCAAATTCATCTGCATCGGCCTCAACTATTCCGACCACGCCGCCGAGACCGGCGCCACCGTGCCGCCGGAGCCGATCATCTTCATGAAGGCAAGCTCGGCCATTGTCGGGCCCGACGACGACGTGCTGATCCCGCGCGGCTCCGAGAAGACCGACTGGGAAGTCGAGCTCGGCGTGGTCATCGGCAAGACCGCGAAATATGTCAGCGAAGCCGATGCGCTCGACTATGTCGCCGGCTATTGCGTCTCGCACGACGTGTCCGAACGCGCCTTCCAGGCCGAGCGGCAGGGCCAGTGGACCAAGGGCAAGAGCTGCGACACGTTCGGTCCGACCGGCCCATGGCTGGTGACCAAGGACGAAGTGGCCGACCCGCAGAACCTCAAAATGTGGCTGACCGTCAACGGCAAGACGATGCAGAACGGCTCGACCAGGACCATGGTCTATGGCGTCGCCTACCTCGTCGCCTATCTCAGCCAGTTCATGTCGCTGCACCCCGGCGACATTATTTCGACAGGCACCCCGCCCGGCGTCGGGCTGGGCATGAAGCCGCCGGTGTTCCTGAAGGCTGGTGACGTGGTGGAACTGGGCATCGAGGGGCTCGGCCAGCAGAAGCAGACGTTCAAGGCGGACGAGTAG
- a CDS encoding ABC transporter ATP-binding protein, producing MGSLKIENVKKAFGPVEVLKGIDLEVTDGEFVVFVGPSGCGKSTLLRVIAGLEDSTSGRVVIDGADVSATPPAKRGIAMVFQTYALYPHLTVKNNMGLGLKQAGTPTAEIDRRIGIASSMLSLEPYLERRPAELSGGQRQRVAIGRAVVREPKLFLFDEPLSNLDAALRVNTRLEIAQLHRRLKATMIYVTHDQVEAMTLADKIVVLNAGRIEQIGGPMELYNSPANEFVAGFIGSPKMNFIDGARLGDTAKTIGVRPEHLTVAPKSGSWKGTVVHAEHLGADTNLYLDCEKAGLITVRIFGVYDAEPGATLYATPDPAKTYRFGADGKVLK from the coding sequence GTGGGCTCGCTGAAGATCGAGAATGTAAAGAAGGCCTTCGGGCCGGTCGAGGTGCTGAAGGGCATCGACCTCGAAGTGACCGATGGCGAATTCGTCGTCTTCGTCGGCCCATCGGGCTGCGGCAAGTCGACCTTGCTGCGGGTCATCGCCGGGCTGGAGGATTCGACCTCGGGCCGCGTGGTCATCGATGGTGCGGATGTTTCCGCCACGCCACCGGCCAAGCGCGGCATTGCCATGGTGTTCCAGACCTATGCGCTCTACCCGCATCTGACGGTGAAGAACAATATGGGTCTTGGCCTGAAGCAAGCCGGCACGCCGACGGCCGAGATCGACCGCCGCATCGGCATTGCGTCCTCGATGCTATCGCTGGAGCCCTATCTTGAAAGGCGGCCGGCCGAACTCTCCGGCGGCCAGCGCCAGCGTGTCGCCATCGGCCGCGCCGTGGTCCGCGAGCCAAAACTGTTCCTGTTCGATGAGCCGCTGTCGAACCTCGACGCGGCGCTGCGCGTCAACACGCGGCTGGAGATCGCGCAGCTGCATCGCCGTCTGAAGGCGACGATGATCTACGTCACCCACGACCAGGTCGAGGCGATGACGCTGGCCGACAAGATTGTGGTGCTGAACGCCGGCAGGATCGAACAGATCGGCGGCCCGATGGAGCTTTACAATTCGCCGGCCAACGAGTTCGTCGCCGGCTTCATCGGCTCACCGAAGATGAACTTCATCGACGGGGCGAGACTGGGCGATACGGCCAAGACCATCGGCGTGCGGCCGGAGCATCTGACGGTCGCCCCAAAGTCCGGCAGCTGGAAGGGCACGGTCGTGCATGCCGAGCATCTCGGCGCCGACACTAACCTCTATCTCGACTGCGAGAAAGCGGGGCTGATCACGGTGCGCATTTTCGGCGTGTATGACGCCGAGCCGGGTGCGACGCTTTACGCGACGCCGGATCCGGCGAAGACCTATCGGTTTGGCGCCGATGGGAAAGTGCTGAAGTAG
- a CDS encoding Gfo/Idh/MocA family protein: protein MNSKPPLRVVVAGLGNMGRSHALAYHTNPGFQIAALVNRSDVPLPDGLTGYGIRRSFDEALRDEKPDVACIATYSDSHADYAVRAFEAGCHVFVEKPLATTVADAKRVVAAAKANGRKLVIGYILRHHPSWIRLIAEARKLGGPYVFRMNLNQQSSGHTWETHKQLMQTTSPIVDCGVHYLDVMLQITDAKPVEVRGMGVRLTEEVAPSMYNYGHLQVLFDDGSVGWYEAGWGPMISETAFFVKDVISPNGCVSIVMKEGVRSDDIDTHTKTSTIRLHSAATGADGKFAKPDEMLSMEGEPGHQDLCDLEQAFVLKAIREDLDLTKHMDDAVKSLAVCFAADESVRSGKAVRL from the coding sequence GTGAACTCTAAACCACCCCTTCGTGTCGTCGTCGCCGGCCTTGGCAATATGGGCCGCAGCCATGCGCTGGCCTACCATACCAATCCGGGTTTCCAGATCGCGGCCTTGGTCAATCGCTCCGACGTGCCGCTACCTGACGGACTGACGGGCTACGGCATCAGGCGTTCCTTCGACGAGGCGCTGCGCGACGAAAAACCCGATGTCGCCTGCATCGCCACCTATTCCGACAGCCATGCCGACTATGCGGTCAGGGCGTTCGAGGCCGGCTGCCATGTCTTTGTCGAAAAGCCGCTGGCAACGACGGTGGCCGATGCAAAACGCGTCGTCGCGGCCGCCAAGGCCAACGGTAGGAAACTGGTGATCGGCTACATCCTGCGGCATCATCCGTCCTGGATCAGGCTGATCGCCGAGGCGCGCAAGCTCGGCGGCCCTTACGTGTTCCGCATGAACCTCAACCAGCAATCCTCCGGCCATACCTGGGAGACGCACAAGCAGCTGATGCAGACGACGTCGCCGATCGTCGATTGCGGCGTCCACTATCTCGACGTCATGCTGCAGATCACCGACGCCAAACCGGTCGAGGTGCGCGGCATGGGCGTGCGGCTGACTGAGGAGGTGGCGCCGTCCATGTACAATTACGGGCACCTGCAGGTGCTGTTCGATGACGGTTCGGTCGGCTGGTACGAAGCCGGCTGGGGGCCGATGATTTCCGAGACCGCTTTCTTCGTGAAGGACGTCATCTCGCCCAACGGCTGCGTGTCGATCGTCATGAAGGAAGGTGTCAGGTCCGACGACATCGACACCCACACCAAGACCTCGACCATCCGCCTGCACAGTGCCGCGACCGGCGCTGACGGCAAGTTCGCCAAGCCTGACGAAATGCTGTCGATGGAAGGCGAACCCGGCCATCAGGATCTCTGCGATCTCGAGCAGGCCTTCGTCCTGAAAGCGATCCGCGAGGATCTGGATCTCACCAAACATATGGACGACGCAGTGAAATCGCTCGCCGTCTGCTTTGCCGCCGACGAGAGCGTGCGCAGCGGAAAGGCGGTGCGATTGTGA
- a CDS encoding carbohydrate ABC transporter permease produces the protein MSTATRSLPRTIGAHAILLTYTAIALFPVILVIMNSFKSRAGIFGAPLTPPTPKTFDLIGYTTVIGQGDFIHYFQNSLVVTVASLFFVLLFGAMAAFALSEYRFRGNSLMGLYLALGIMIPIRLGTVAILQLMVASGLVNTLTALILVYTAQGLPLAVFILSEFMKQVSDDLKNAGRIDGLSEYTIFFRLVLPLVRPSMATVAVFTMIPIWNDLWFPLILAPSEETKTVTLGAQLFLGQFVTNWNAILAALSLAIMPVLILYVIFSRQLIRGITSGAVK, from the coding sequence ATGAGCACCGCCACCCGATCACTCCCCCGCACCATCGGCGCTCACGCGATCCTGTTGACCTACACGGCGATCGCGCTGTTTCCGGTGATCCTGGTCATCATGAATTCGTTCAAATCCCGCGCCGGCATCTTCGGCGCGCCGCTGACACCGCCGACGCCGAAAACCTTCGACCTGATCGGCTACACCACGGTCATCGGCCAGGGCGATTTCATCCACTATTTCCAGAACAGCCTCGTCGTCACCGTCGCTTCGCTGTTCTTCGTGCTGCTGTTCGGCGCCATGGCTGCTTTCGCGCTGTCGGAATACCGCTTCCGCGGCAATTCGCTGATGGGCCTCTACCTAGCGCTCGGCATCATGATCCCGATCCGCCTCGGCACCGTCGCCATCCTGCAATTGATGGTGGCGAGCGGGCTGGTCAACACGCTGACGGCGTTGATCCTGGTCTACACGGCGCAAGGCCTGCCGCTCGCTGTCTTCATCCTGTCGGAATTCATGAAGCAGGTGTCCGACGATTTGAAGAACGCCGGCCGCATCGACGGCCTGTCCGAATACACCATCTTCTTCCGCCTGGTGCTGCCGCTGGTCAGGCCATCGATGGCCACGGTCGCCGTCTTTACCATGATCCCGATCTGGAACGATCTGTGGTTCCCGCTGATCCTGGCGCCGTCGGAAGAGACCAAGACGGTGACGCTCGGTGCCCAGCTCTTCCTCGGCCAGTTCGTCACCAACTGGAACGCCATCCTCGCGGCGCTCTCGCTGGCGATCATGCCGGTGCTCATCCTCTACGTCATCTTCTCGCGGCAGCTGATCCGCGGCATCACGTCGGGAGCCGTCAAGTGA
- a CDS encoding carbohydrate ABC transporter permease: MAAEIRPKRPVRWHIGIFLAPAVLVYTAIMILPLAGTLQLSLFRNVSESQVFVGLENFRTLFGDPNWSVGFWNALRNNTWFFIIHMLVQNPIGVMLAALLSSPRLRFAAFYRTAIFVPTILSFVIVGFAWKLILSPLWGVAPHMMDLVGLKSLFTPWLGKEQYALTALSLISVWQFVGIPMMLIYAALLSIPEEVIEAAECDGITGLSQFWKIKLPLILPSIGIISILTFVGNFNAFDLIYTAQGALAGPNYSTDILGTFLYRAFFGFQLQVGDPNMGAAIATMMFLIILGGVCVYLFLVQTRLRRYQF, translated from the coding sequence ATGGCCGCAGAAATACGACCCAAAAGACCTGTTCGCTGGCACATCGGCATCTTCCTGGCGCCGGCGGTGCTCGTCTACACGGCGATCATGATCCTGCCGCTCGCCGGCACCTTGCAGCTGTCGCTGTTCCGCAACGTCAGCGAGTCCCAGGTCTTTGTCGGGTTGGAGAATTTCCGCACCCTGTTCGGCGATCCCAACTGGTCGGTGGGTTTCTGGAACGCACTCAGGAACAACACCTGGTTCTTCATCATCCACATGCTGGTGCAGAACCCGATCGGCGTCATGCTGGCGGCATTGCTGTCCAGCCCGCGACTGAGATTTGCCGCCTTCTACCGCACGGCGATCTTCGTGCCGACCATCCTGTCCTTTGTCATCGTCGGCTTCGCCTGGAAGCTCATCCTGTCGCCGTTGTGGGGCGTGGCGCCGCATATGATGGACCTGGTCGGCTTGAAAAGCCTGTTCACGCCCTGGCTCGGCAAGGAACAATATGCGCTGACCGCGCTCAGCCTGATTTCGGTATGGCAGTTCGTCGGCATCCCGATGATGCTGATCTACGCGGCGCTGCTGTCGATCCCCGAAGAGGTGATCGAGGCGGCTGAATGCGATGGCATCACCGGCCTGTCGCAGTTCTGGAAGATCAAGCTGCCGCTGATCCTGCCGTCGATCGGCATCATCTCGATCCTCACCTTCGTCGGCAATTTCAACGCCTTCGACCTGATCTACACCGCGCAGGGCGCGCTCGCTGGGCCGAACTATTCGACCGACATTCTCGGCACCTTCCTCTACCGCGCCTTCTTCGGCTTCCAGCTGCAAGTCGGCGACCCCAACATGGGCGCGGCGATCGCCACGATGATGTTCCTGATCATCCTAGGCGGCGTCTGCGTCTACCTCTTCCTCGTCCAGACGCGCCTGCGTCGCTATCAGTTCTGA